One region of Manis pentadactyla isolate mManPen7 chromosome 9, mManPen7.hap1, whole genome shotgun sequence genomic DNA includes:
- the TP53BP2 gene encoding apoptosis-stimulating of p53 protein 2 isoform X3 — MNSLFQQKQRELVLAVSKVEELSRQLEMLKNGRIDGHHDSQSAVAELDRLYKELQLRNKLNQEQNAKLQQQRECLNKRNSEVAVMDKRVNELRDRLWKKKAALQQKENLLVSADGNPPQQGGSAPSRVAAVGPYIQSATMPRMPSRPELVVKPALPDGSLAMQVSEGLMKVQTLPSMRLGAASQIKASKIHLLGPEWSPPNADPFPDQASAPVPKSSGNAPDQADEGEVPLREKEKKVRPFSMFDAVDQAAGPPFFGVLRKNQSSEDILRDAQAANKNVAKVPPPVPSKPKQINLPYFGQPSQSPSDIKPDGNLQQLSTAVVSTGSKPKTAGQQWVLLSPGAPSVGQDLALPPGSKQESPPAAAVRPFTPQPCKDTLLPPFRKPQTVAASSIYSMYTQHQAPGKSLQQPAQSAPTRTHSRGLPFSSVYGKPVIASAQNQQHPENIYSSAQGRPGSPGPEIEPLPSAPENHENERIPRPLSPTKLLPFLSNPYRNQSDADLEALRKKLSNAPRPLKKRSSITEPEGPNGPNIQKLLYQRTTIAAMETISVPSYPSKSTSVTASSDSPVEIQNPYLHVELEKEVVSLVPEPVSPEEVGSASAENGDMLTPSPGLDYVPEGITDSSPHFQNSMGEPNPEAPHLLDVYLEEYPPYPPPPYPSGDPEGLGDDSVSMCPPEITGQGALPPGKRTNLRKTGSERIAHGMRVKFNPLALLLDSSLEGEFDLVQRIIYEVDDPSQPNDEGITALHNAVCAGHTEIVRFLVLFGVNVNAADSDGWTPLHCAASCNNVQVCKFLVESGAAVFAMTYSDMQTAADKCEEMEEGYTQCSQFLYGVQEKMGIMNKGVIYALWDYEPQNGDELPMKEGDCMTIIRREDEDEIEWWWARLNEKEGYIPRNLLGLYPRIKPRQRSLA; from the exons ATGAATAGTTTGTTCCAGCAAAAACAGAGGGAGCTCGTTCTAGCTGTGTCAAAAGTAGAGGAACTTTCAAGACAACTTGAGATGCTCAAAAACGGCAGGATTGATGGCCATCACGACAGCCAGTCTGCAGTGGCTGAGCTCGATCGGCTCTACAAGGAGCTGCAG TTGAGAAACAAGCTGAATCAAGAGCAAAATGCCAAGCTGCAGCAACAGCGGGAGTGTTTGAATAAGCGCAATTCAGAAGTGGCAGTCATGGATAAGCGTGTCAATGAGCTGAGGGACCGGCTGTGGAAGAAGAAGGCGGCCCTACAACAAAAAGAGAACCTTCTG GTCTCAGCTGATGGAAATCCACCCCAGCAAGGGGGATCGGCGCCTAGCCGCGTGGCTGCAGTCGGTCCCTATATCCAGTCAGCTACTATGCCCCGGATGCCCTCTAGGCCTGAACTTGTGGTGAAGCCAGCTCTGCCGGATGGCTCCCTGGCCATGCAGGTGTCGGAGGGGCTGATGAAAGTACAGACACTGCCCAGCATGAGATTGGGGGCTGCTTCACAAATAAAAG CCTCTAAAATCCATCTGCTTGGCCCTGAGTGGAGTCCTCCAAATGCAGATCCTTTCCCGGACCAAGCCTCTGCTCCTGTCCCTAAAAGCTCTGGGAACGCTCCAGACCAAG ctGATGAAGGGGAGGTTCCGctgagggagaaggagaagaaggtGCGTCCCTTTTCCATGTTCGACGCGGTGGACCAGGCTGCTGGCCCGCCCTTCTTTGGCGTGCTGAGGAAAAACCAGAGCAGTGAAGATATCTTGCGGGATGCTCAG gCTGCAAATAAAAATGTGGCTAAAGTACCACCTCCTGTTCCATCAAAACCAAAACAGATTAATTTGCCTTATTTTGGACAGCCTAGTCAGTCACCATCAGACATTAAGCCAGATGGAAATCTTCAGCAGTTATCAACAGCTGTTGTGTCCACGGGAAGTAAACCAAAAACTGCAGGGCAGCAGTGGGTCCTGCTATCCCCTGGTGCTCCCTCGGTTGGCCAAGACCTAGCTCTTCCTCCAGGTTCTAAGCAAGAAAGTCCCCCTGCTGCTGCTGTCCGGCCCTTCACCCCTCAGCCTTGCAAAGACACTCTACTGCCTCCCTTCAGAAAGCCCCAGACTGTGGCAGCAAGCTCAATATACTCCATGTATACACAGCATCAGGCTCCTGGGAAGAGCCTCCAGCAGCCAGCGCAGAGCGCGCCCACCAGAACCCATTCCAGAGGGCTGCCCTTCTCCAGTG TGTACGGCAAGCCTGTGATTGCTTCCGCCCAGAACCAGCAGCACCCTGAGAACATTTACTCCAGTGCCCAGGGCAGGCCTGGCAGTCCGGGGCCTGAAATCGAGCCTCTTCCTTCCGCTCCAGAGAACCACGAGAATGAGAGGATTCCTCGGCCACTCAGCCCAACCAAATTACTGCCTTTCTTATCTAATCCTTACCGAAACCAGAGCGACGCTGACTTAGAAGCCCTACGTAAGAAACTGTCTAATGCACCACGGCCACTCAAGAAACGTAGCTCTATTACAGAGCCAGAAGGTCCTAATGGGCCGAATATTCAGAAACTCTTGTACCAGAGGACCACCATAGCTGCCATGGAGACCATCTCTGTCCCATCATACCCTTCCAAGTCGACCTCAGTGACTGCCAGCTCAGACAGCCCAGTGGAAATCCAGAATCCATATTTACATGTGGAGCTGGAGAAGGAGGTGGTCTCTCTGGTTCCTGAGCCAGTGTCCCCAGAGGAAGTAGGGAGTGCCAGTGCAGAGAATGGGGACATGCTGACTCCTTCTCCGGGCCTTGACTATGTGCCTGAAGGCATCACAGACAGCAGCCCACATTTCCAGAACAGCATGGGAGAGCCAAATCCAGAGGCTCCCCATCTGCTTGACGTGTACCTGGAGGAgtaccctccctacccaccccctcCATACCCATCTGGGGACCCAGAAGGACTGGGCGACGACTCTGTGAGCATGTGCCCACCTGAGATCACTGGGCAGGGGGCCCTGCCTCCT GGCAAAAGGACAAACCTGCGTAAAACTGGTTCGGAGCGCATTGCTCATGGGATGAGGGTGAAATTCAACCCCCTTGCTTTACTTCTGGATTCTTCTTTGGAGGGAGAATTTGACCTTGTACAGAGAATTATTTATGAG GTGGATGACCCAAGCCAGCCCAATGATGAAGGCATCACTGCGCTGCACAATGCTGTCTGCGCGGGCCACACAGAGATCGTCAGGTTCCTGGTACTGTTTGGTGTGAATGTGAATGCAGCTGATAGTGACGGATG GACCCCACTGCACTGTGCTGCCTCCTGTAACAATGTCCAGGTGTGtaagtttttggtggagtccggAGCCGCTGTGTTCGCCATGACCTACAGTGATATGCAGACGGCTGCAGACAAGTGTGAGGAGATGGAGGAGGGCTACACCCAGTGCTCTCAGTTTCTTTATG